The following are encoded in a window of Thermococcus sp. CX2 genomic DNA:
- a CDS encoding C2H2-type zinc finger protein produces the protein MAVLKAIKFKDRDGELYFRCPRCGMVFRRSKDYVRHINKAHGHLFKKA, from the coding sequence ATGGCGGTGCTGAAGGCCATCAAGTTCAAGGACAGGGACGGAGAGCTCTACTTCCGCTGCCCCAGGTGTGGAATGGTCTTCCGCAGGAGCAAGGACTACGTGAGGCACATCAACAAGGCCCACGGCCACCTCTTTAAGAAGGCTTGA
- a CDS encoding creatininase family protein, whose product MRMEELTWPDFEEAKKSIDTVLIPVGSVEAHGRHLPLGTDVFAPLELCRRVEKRVRKAGKDVLIAPPIWYGHTFVLNVYPGTIDVRADAFKAYVREVISEFVEEGFKRVVLMNGHGGNVYPLVEAAEEVAESYPNAEIWLINWWIDFREDILSICSSQGHAGQDETSVILAIRPELVKMDKAVGEKRTSRVRVIRKDIGRELFPDGVNDDPGSATRENGEAILGVISEKIARLLLGEV is encoded by the coding sequence ATGAGGATGGAAGAACTCACCTGGCCTGATTTTGAGGAAGCCAAGAAGTCAATAGACACGGTTCTTATTCCCGTTGGGAGTGTGGAAGCCCACGGCAGGCATTTGCCGCTTGGTACCGACGTTTTTGCCCCCCTGGAGCTCTGCAGGCGCGTGGAGAAGAGAGTGAGAAAAGCGGGGAAGGACGTTCTAATAGCGCCGCCGATATGGTACGGCCATACATTCGTCCTGAACGTTTATCCTGGGACCATCGACGTTAGGGCCGATGCATTCAAAGCCTACGTTAGGGAAGTCATCTCGGAGTTCGTCGAGGAGGGCTTCAAGAGGGTAGTCCTCATGAACGGCCATGGGGGCAACGTTTATCCGCTCGTTGAGGCCGCCGAGGAAGTTGCGGAGAGCTATCCGAACGCCGAGATATGGCTCATAAACTGGTGGATCGACTTCAGGGAGGACATACTCAGCATATGCTCTAGCCAGGGTCATGCAGGCCAGGACGAAACGTCGGTGATACTCGCCATAAGGCCGGAACTCGTGAAGATGGACAAAGCAGTCGGCGAGAAAAGGACGAGCAGGGTTAGGGTCATCAGGAAGGACATAGGGAGGGAACTGTTCCCGGATGGGGTCAACGACGACCCTGGGTCGGCGACGAGGGAGAACGGCGAGGCAATACTTGGTGTAATCAGCGAAAAGATCGCCCGGTTGCTCTTGGGTGAAGTGTGA